A segment of the Amycolatopsis thermophila genome:
CGTCGGACGCCCGGCCGGACACCGGTTGCAGGAACGCCCGCACGTCGATCGGCCGGGACACCGTCGCGCTGCGGCGCAGGAAACCCTTCTCCTCCAACGCCGCCAGGTGCTTCGACACCGACGACGACGAGCGCAGGCCGACCACTTCGCCGATCTCCCGCGTGTTCGGCGCGTACCCGTAGCGGTTCACCCAGTCGCGGATCGCGACGAGGATCCGCTGCTGCCGCTCGGGCAGCGACGCCGCGTCCAGGTGCTCGAACAGGTCAAGATCGTCGTAGGAGGCCACCCGCGGATGTTAGATGGTCACACCCGCGCCACCGCGAACACCCGCCGGAACGGGAACCACGTCGTGCCGTCGGGTCGCGGCGGGTAGGCCTCGTCCAGCATCGGCGCGAGCTGGGCCCGGAACCGCTGCCACTCGTCATCGTCCAAAGCCGACCGCACCGGCCGCAACGCCGTGCCGGTGATCCACTCCAGCACCGCGTCCTTCCCGCTCAACCGCTGGATGTACGTGGTTTCCCAGGCGTCCACGGCACATCCCGCGTCGGCGAAGAGATCCGCGTACGCCAAGGGTGAATCGACCGCGTCGACACCGCGCAACCCGCCCAGCCGCGACGACCACTCCGGCCGGGACGCCAGGGCACGAACCAGCGTGTGCGAGGGCGAATCCATGTTGCCCGGCACCTGCATCGCGAACCAGGCGCCCGGTGGCAGCGCTCGCACCCACCGGCGCAGCAGCGACCGGTGCTCGGGCACCCACTGCAGCACCGCGTTGGTCACCACGACATCGGTGTCCGGCTGGGGGCTCCACTCGTTCACGTCGCCGAGCCGCGCGTCGATCCCCGCCGCGCGCGCCGCATCGACCATCTCCGGTGAGCTGTCGATCGCCTCCAGGACGGCGTCCGGCCACCGCTTGGCCAGCGACGCGGTCAGGTTCCCCGGGCCGCAGCCCAGGTCCACCACGCGCCGGGGTTCAGTGGCGTCGATCCGCCCGATGAGGTCGTAGAACGGGCGTCCCCGCAGGTCCGCGTAGTCGAGGTACTTCGCCGGGTCCCACACAGTACGAGCGTACTGTTATCAGTCGGGTCGCGCCAGCCGTTCCGCGGCCTCGCGCGCGATGGCCGCCACGACCTCGGCGTCCACGCCCGGATCCGGCCGCGCCTGCAGCACCACGCCGTCCTGCCCCGGCAGCTTCCGCTGCACGAACCACACACCGCCGCCGGTCAGTTCGGTCCGGTGCCGCCCGCGGATGGAGCCGTCCACGTGCCGGCGGACCAGCCACGGCACCTTCCCGGGCTCGGTCAGCTCGAACCGCACCGGCTCCCGCTCCCGCAGCAGCACGGCTGCCCCCGCCGTGCCGGTTTCCTCCGCCTCGGTCACGGTCAGGACGCCGTCGCCCCACGCCGCCTTGCTGACCAGGTGCCAGCCGATCCGCCGCGCCGCGCCGCCGGCCGGCACCCACAACCCCAGCTCGGTGACCACCACGTGCCCGCCACCCGCGACGGGTGCGGCGGCAAGGGCGTTCTCCGGCGCCTCGAACCGGCCGGGGAAACCCTCCGGCAGGGGGTCCCCGAGCAGCCGACGCAGCCACCGCACAGCGCTACCCCAGTCCACCGATGGCCTGGGCCTTGAGCGCCTTGCGGTACTCCTCCAGCGCCACCAGGTCGCCGAACAGCGCGCGGTAGTCGTCGGCCGCCTCGATCGGCGACAGCCGCTGCAGCCGCGACTTGATCTCGGCGATCTGGCGCCCGACCAGGTTCTCCTGCACGGCGGCGATCATGCTGCCGATGTAGTGCCCGTCGGCCTCGCCCTTGGCGCGCAACGGTTCCACGGCCAGTTCCGACAGCAGCGACCGCACCGGCCCCTCCGGGGTGTGCGGGCTCGCCGCGTCGATCAGCGCGGGCCCGGCCAGCCCGCTGCCGGTCCCGCCGGCCTTGAGCACCGCGCGGTGCACCGCCACGTACGCGGGGTGGGTGAAGGCCTCCTCCGGCAGCGCGTCGTACTCCGGGCCCGCGTAGGCCGGCTCCTGCAGCGCCGCCTTGAGCACCTCGCGCTGCGCCATCAGCCGCGGGTCCTTCGGGTCGGGCCGCGGCACGTCCGCCACCGCCGTGCCGTTCGCCCGGGGCACGCGGCGGCCGTTGCCGGCCCGCACCGCGCCGCCGGTGCTCTCCCGCACCCGCCGCACGACCATCGCCTCGTCCTGCCAGCCGACCCACCACGACAGCTTGGTCGCGTAGCCGTCCCGCTTCGCGCGGTCCTTGATCTGCGCCACCAGCGGCACCGTGCGCTGCAGTGCGGCGACCTGGCCGTCGACCGAATCCAGGTCGTACTCCTTGAGGATGCTGCGGATCGCGAACTCGAACAGCGGGGTGCGGCGGGCGACCAGGTCGCGCACCGACGCCTCACCCTTGGCCAGCCGCAGGTCGCACGGGTCCATCCCGTCGGGCGCGACCGCGATGTAGGTCTGCCCGGCGAAGGTCTGTTCGCCCTCGAACGCCTTCAGCGCCGCCTTCTGGCCCGCCTCGTCACCGTCGAAGGTGAAGATGATCTCGCCGCGGAAGGCGTCGTCGTCCATCAGCAGCCGGCGCAGCACCTTCATGTGGTCCTCGCCGAACGCGGTGCCGCACGACGCCACCGCCGTCGGCACGCCGGACGCGTGCATCGCCATCACGTCGGTGTAGCCCTCGACCACGACCACCTGGTGGCGCTTGGCGATCTCGCGCTTGGCCAGGTCGAGCCCGAACAGCACCTGCGACTTCTTGTAGATCGGACTCTCGCTGGTGTTGAGGTACTTCGCCTGGATCGGGTCGTCGTCGAACAGCCGCCGCGCACCGAACCCGACGACGTCGCCGCCGAGGTCTCGGATCGGCCACACCAGGCGCCGGTGGAAGCGGTCGATGGGGCCCTGGCGGCCCTCCTTGACCAGCTGGGCCTTGAGCAGCTCGGTCAGCTCGAACCCGCGGTTGAGCAGGTGCTTGGTCAGCTTGTCCCAGCCCGCGGGCGCGTAGCCGCAGCTGAACGTGCGGGCCGCGACCTCGTCGAACCCGCGCTCGGCGAGGAACTCGCGGGCCTTCTGCGCCTCGGGCGTGCGCAGCTGCTCGGCGTAGAACTCCGCGGCGACCTTGTGGGCCTCGACCATCCGGGTGCGCGTGCCGCGGTCGCGCTGGACGCTGCCGCCGCCGCCCTCGTAGGTGAGCCGGAACCCGACGCGGTCGGCCAGCCGCTCGACCGACTCGACGAAGCCGAGGTGGTCGATCTTCATCAGGAACTTGATGACGTCGCCACCCTCGCCGCAGCCGAAGCAGTGGAAGGTGCCGTGGGTGGGGCGGACGTTGAACGACGGGGTCTTCTCGTCGTGGAACGGGCACAGCCCCTTGAGCGCTCCCCCGCCGGCGTTGCGCAGGGCCACGTAGTCGCCCACGACCTCGTCGATCCGGTTGCGCTGCCGCACCTCCGCGATGTCACTTTCCCGGATCCGGCCTGCCACGGCGACCAGTCTAGTGACCGGAGGTCTTGTGCCGTGCGGCACACTCGATCCGTGAGCACGCTCGACGGGGTGGCCGAGGAGTTCGCCGGCCTGCGCCCGCACCTGGCCGCCGTGGCCTACCGGCTGACCGGTTCGGTGAGCGACGCCGAGGACGCGGTGCAGGAGTCGTGGCTGCGGCTGTCCGCGCTCGGTGACTCCGGCCGCGCGGAGATCAAGGACCTGCGGGCCTGGCTGACCACGGTGGTCGGCCGGATCTGCCTGGACCGGCTCCGCTCGGCGGCGGCGCGGCGCGAGAAGTACGTCGGCGAGTGGCTGCCGGAACCGATCGTCACCCCACTGGGCGCACCCCCGTCGGACGATCCGCTCGAGGCCGCCGTGCGCGACGAGGGCGTCCGCATGGCCGCGATGATCGTGCTCGACCGCCTGACCCCCGAGCAGCGCGTGGCGTTCGTGCTGCACGACGCGTTCAGCGTGCCGTTCGACGAGATCGCCGGCATCCTCGGCATCAGCCCGGCGTCGGCGCGGCAGCACGCGTCGCGAGGGCGGCGCGCGCTCGACGACGCGCAGCCGCCACCGCGCGCGAGCATGGCCGAGCAGCAGGAGGTGCTCAACCGGTTCGTCGCGGCACTGGTGTCCGGCGACGTGCGGGCGCTGGCCGAGGTGCTGCACCCCGACGTCGTGCTCATCGGCGACAGCGATGGCAAGGCCAAGACCACCGTGCGGGTCATGGCCGGCGCCGACAAGATCCTGCGGTTCTTCCAGGGCCTGCTGCGGATGTACCGGCCGGGTGCGTTCGCGACCGGCCGCCCGGTGCTGGTCAACGGCGATCTCGGGGTCTACCTGCCGCCGTCGCCGGGTGGTGACGGCTACAAGGACCTGGACGCCCACCTGCAGACCGTCACCATCCGGGACGGGCTGGTCACGGCCGTCTACGACCAGGCCAACCCGGACAAGCTCACCCGGCTTGCGGAATCCGGCACGCGTCCCCGGACGTGAAGCCCTGGTCGGTGATGCCGAGCGCGCTGTAGCTGCGGGCGCGCTGGTTCTCCAGCCCGATCAGGTAGGTCAGCTCCCACAGCCCCGCGCGGCCGAACTCGCGCTCGAGCTCGGCGACCTGCTCGTCGGTGACGGAGACCGGGGTGTCCGACATGGCGTCGGCGTAGGCCAGGGCGAGCCGCTCCTGGTGGGTGTAGAGGGGCGAGGTGGCGTAGTCGTCGATGTTCTTCAGGCGGTCGATGTCCAGCCCGTGGTGCTTCTGCAGCATCGTGCCGAAGTCGATGCACCACGAGCAGCCCAGCCGCACGGCCGTCCGGTACTGGGCCAGCTCGCGCACGTTCACCGGCAGGTGCTTGACCGCCTTCTCGACGAGCATTTCGTGGATCCCGCCGGCGCGCATCAGGGCCGGCTGGTGCGCGGCGACGGCGAACGGCTCGGGCACGGCGCCGAACCGCCGGGCCGCGTAGCGGAAGACGAGCTTGGTGAGCAGGCCGGCGTCCTTCGGGGAGACCGCGGGGATGCGTGGCATCGGAATTCCCTCCTCGTTGTGGTGGCTCTACCAGGGGGACGAGACGGCGTGCCGGAGTGTGACAGCGACGCCATGGCGCGAGGTCGCCGGCACGGCCGGTCCGGCCGGCGGGCACCACTTCCCCGGTGCCTCGAGCGGCTCGCGCGTGAGGTGCCGGATTCCTAGAATCGCCGGAATGCCACAACCGACCGCGGGCGTTGCCCGGCGACCTACGCTCGCCCAGGTGTACCGGCGCTTCGCCGAGGTCGAGGCGGCCGGGACATCGCCGCTGTACGGGCGCGTCGCCATCGCGCTGAGTGAATCCGGCAAGGCGCTGCGGGCGATCGAGACGGCCCCGGCGCGCAAGCGGCACCCCTCGCTGATCCTCGCCGCGCTGCACGACCTCGCCCTCGCCGGACGCGCCCCGGCGCTCGCCGCGGCCTACGCCGCCGGGGATGGCGAAGCGGCCGCGGACGCGGCGATCGCCACCCTGCTGGGGATGACCGAAGCGGTCGTGGCCACCGCCGTGCGCCGGCCGGTGCGGGCCGGCGAGACCGGGCGCTGCGCCGTGCTGTACCCGGTCATCGCCGAAGCGGCTCGCCGGCTGGGCGCGGACGCGGTCGGGCTGATCGACGTGGGCTGCGGGGCCGCATTCAACCTCAGCGTGGACCGCGTCGGCATCACCTACAGCGACGGGTCATCGCTGGGCGACCCGTCCTCGCCCGTGCGGATCCCGGCGTCGATCGTGGGCGGCCGGGCCGTTCCGGCGCGGGCGATGCCCGAGGTCGTCGCCCGGATCGGCGTCGACGTCGACCCGGCCGACGTGACCGATCCGGACGAGGCCCGG
Coding sequences within it:
- a CDS encoding trans-aconitate 2-methyltransferase codes for the protein MWDPAKYLDYADLRGRPFYDLIGRIDATEPRRVVDLGCGPGNLTASLAKRWPDAVLEAIDSSPEMVDAARAAGIDARLGDVNEWSPQPDTDVVVTNAVLQWVPEHRSLLRRWVRALPPGAWFAMQVPGNMDSPSHTLVRALASRPEWSSRLGGLRGVDAVDSPLAYADLFADAGCAVDAWETTYIQRLSGKDAVLEWITGTALRPVRSALDDDEWQRFRAQLAPMLDEAYPPRPDGTTWFPFRRVFAVARV
- the dnaG gene encoding DNA primase gives rise to the protein MAGRIRESDIAEVRQRNRIDEVVGDYVALRNAGGGALKGLCPFHDEKTPSFNVRPTHGTFHCFGCGEGGDVIKFLMKIDHLGFVESVERLADRVGFRLTYEGGGGSVQRDRGTRTRMVEAHKVAAEFYAEQLRTPEAQKAREFLAERGFDEVAARTFSCGYAPAGWDKLTKHLLNRGFELTELLKAQLVKEGRQGPIDRFHRRLVWPIRDLGGDVVGFGARRLFDDDPIQAKYLNTSESPIYKKSQVLFGLDLAKREIAKRHQVVVVEGYTDVMAMHASGVPTAVASCGTAFGEDHMKVLRRLLMDDDAFRGEIIFTFDGDEAGQKAALKAFEGEQTFAGQTYIAVAPDGMDPCDLRLAKGEASVRDLVARRTPLFEFAIRSILKEYDLDSVDGQVAALQRTVPLVAQIKDRAKRDGYATKLSWWVGWQDEAMVVRRVRESTGGAVRAGNGRRVPRANGTAVADVPRPDPKDPRLMAQREVLKAALQEPAYAGPEYDALPEEAFTHPAYVAVHRAVLKAGGTGSGLAGPALIDAASPHTPEGPVRSLLSELAVEPLRAKGEADGHYIGSMIAAVQENLVGRQIAEIKSRLQRLSPIEAADDYRALFGDLVALEEYRKALKAQAIGGLG
- a CDS encoding sigma-70 family RNA polymerase sigma factor produces the protein MSTLDGVAEEFAGLRPHLAAVAYRLTGSVSDAEDAVQESWLRLSALGDSGRAEIKDLRAWLTTVVGRICLDRLRSAAARREKYVGEWLPEPIVTPLGAPPSDDPLEAAVRDEGVRMAAMIVLDRLTPEQRVAFVLHDAFSVPFDEIAGILGISPASARQHASRGRRALDDAQPPPRASMAEQQEVLNRFVAALVSGDVRALAEVLHPDVVLIGDSDGKAKTTVRVMAGADKILRFFQGLLRMYRPGAFATGRPVLVNGDLGVYLPPSPGGDGYKDLDAHLQTVTIRDGLVTAVYDQANPDKLTRLAESGTRPRT
- a CDS encoding carboxymuconolactone decarboxylase family protein; translation: MPRIPAVSPKDAGLLTKLVFRYAARRFGAVPEPFAVAAHQPALMRAGGIHEMLVEKAVKHLPVNVRELAQYRTAVRLGCSWCIDFGTMLQKHHGLDIDRLKNIDDYATSPLYTHQERLALAYADAMSDTPVSVTDEQVAELEREFGRAGLWELTYLIGLENQRARSYSALGITDQGFTSGDACRIPQAG
- a CDS encoding DUF2332 domain-containing protein; amino-acid sequence: MPQPTAGVARRPTLAQVYRRFAEVEAAGTSPLYGRVAIALSESGKALRAIETAPARKRHPSLILAALHDLALAGRAPALAAAYAAGDGEAAADAAIATLLGMTEAVVATAVRRPVRAGETGRCAVLYPVIAEAARRLGADAVGLIDVGCGAAFNLSVDRVGITYSDGSSLGDPSSPVRIPASIVGGRAVPARAMPEVVARIGVDVDPADVTDPDEARWLRACLPPDQPERIATLDAEIALASSAPPALLRGAAVEVLPDAFARVPADALPVVTTTWALSRLSLENRLRFLHRLDQAAAGRPVAWVSAEGVGVAPAIPTLGDRRASGHSILGLAVFDGPALRAEAVGRCWSQGRVLAWLAGSRLP